A single region of the Mycoplasma mycoides subsp. mycoides SC str. PG1 genome encodes:
- a CDS encoding single-stranded DNA-binding protein, whose product MNRVNLVGRITRDLELRVAKNGSKFVFFTVAVSEFSTKEEKTNYIPCSAFDRTAENMVKYLSKGSLISVEGRITTRNNQTPDGKFETIVNVLAERVNFLEPAKNRNNMTTEQNDNFTPNQPTQQNSDSSFDDLVVSDDDELSILWE is encoded by the coding sequence ATGAATAGAGTAAATTTGGTAGGTAGAATTACAAGAGATTTAGAATTAAGAGTAGCAAAAAACGGATCTAAGTTTGTTTTTTTTACAGTTGCTGTTTCTGAATTTTCAACCAAAGAAGAAAAAACTAATTATATACCTTGTTCTGCATTTGATAGAACTGCTGAAAATATGGTTAAGTATTTATCAAAAGGAAGTTTAATTTCAGTTGAAGGAAGAATTACAACTAGAAACAATCAAACACCTGATGGTAAATTTGAAACAATTGTAAATGTATTAGCTGAAAGAGTTAATTTCTTAGAACCAGCTAAAAATAGAAATAATATGACAACTGAACAAAACGATAATTTCACACCTAACCAACCTACTCAACAAAATAGCGATTCATCATTTGACGATTTAGTAGTTTCAGATGATGATGAACTTTCAATTTTATGAGAATAA